The following coding sequences lie in one Sorex araneus isolate mSorAra2 chromosome 4, mSorAra2.pri, whole genome shotgun sequence genomic window:
- the LOC129404317 gene encoding trace amine-associated receptor 7a-like — MSGDSPSPAAVELCYENLNGSCIKTSYSPGPRLLLYAVFGFGVLLTIFGNLMVMISIFHFKQLHSPANFLVASLACADFLVGVTVMPFSTVRSVESCWYFGERYCKFHSCFEGSFCYASIYHLCFISVDRYIAVTDPLAYPTRFTTSVSSLCIGFSWLFSITYSFSLFGSGGNSAGLEELVSALTCVGGCQIAVNQNWVLIDFLVFIVPTLVMIIIYSRIFLIAKEQARKIESMSSKTETASESYKDRVAKRERKAAKTLGIAVMAFLISWLPYFIDSVIDAFLGFITPTYIYEILVWFCYYNSAMNPLIYAFFYPWFRKAIKLIITGGVFKENSSTIHLLPE, encoded by the coding sequence ATGAGCGGTGATTCTCCCTCTCCTGCGGCTGTGGAGCTGTGCTATGAGAACCTCAATGGATCCTGTATCAAAACCTCCTACTCACCCGGCCCCCGCCTGCTTCTCTATGCAGTATTTGGCTTTGGCGTTCTGCTGACCATATTTGGAAACCTCATGGTAATGATTTCGATTTTTCACTTCAAGCAGCTACATTCTCCAGCCAACTTTCTGGTCGCCTCTCTGGCCTGTGCGGACTTCTTGGTGGGAGTGACTGTGATGCCCTTCAGCACGGTGAGGTCTGTGGAGAGCTGCTGGTACTTTGGAGAGAGATACTGTAAATTTCACTCCTGCTTTGAAGGGTCATTCTGTTATGCCTCCATCTACCACTTGTGTTTTATTTCTGTGGATAGATACATTGCGGTCACTGACCCTCTGGCCTATCCAACCAGGTTCACAACCTCTGTGTCTAGCTTATGTAttggtttctcttggctcttttCCATTACTTAcagtttttccctttttggctCAGGTGGAAACAGTGCTGGATTGGAGGAACTAGTAAGTGCTCTCACTTGTGTAGGAGGCTGTCAAATTGCAGTGAATCAAAACTGGGTATTGATAGATTTTCTAGTATTTATTGTCCCCACACTTGTGATGATAATCATTTACTCTAGAATCTTCCTCATTGCTAAAGAGCAGGCTAGAAAAATTGAAAGCATGAGCAGTAAGACTGAGACAGCCTCAGAGAGCTACAAAGATAGAGTGgccaagagggaaagaaaagcagCCAAAACACTGGGAATTGCAGTGATGGCCTTTCTGATTTCATGGTTGCCCTATTTCATTGATTCGGTAATTGATGCCTTCTTAGGTTTCATCACGCCCACATATATTTATGAGATCCTGGTTTGGTTTTGTTACTACAACTCAGCAATGAACCCTTTAATTTATGCATTCTTTTACCCTTGGTTTCGAAAAGCCATCAAATTAATTATCACTGGTGGAGTCTTTAAAGAGAATTCCTCAACAATACATCTGctccctgagtaa